Proteins co-encoded in one Candidatus Omnitrophota bacterium genomic window:
- a CDS encoding homocitrate synthase encodes MTAKPKIYLIDVTNRDGVQTSRICLSKLQKTMLNLYLDEMGFFQSEFGFPLTRHETNYLNANLELARRKVFSNIRLSGWLRATSEDVKQAFKLVPGLRHLNLSISTSDQMIVHKFKGKLDHSSVIKEMEDAVATARKLGAESIGVNAEDASRTRIEYLVEFSKAAKKAGADRVRYCDTLGFDSPFSIYERIKKLAEEVCLPIEVHCHNDLGMVVANSVCGAMAANDAGQDAYINTCVNGMGERAGNADLVAVILAIKYGSQMRDKYMLDEKINLKVAWKICKYASYAFGIPIPINQPGVGSNAFAHESGIHADGALKDRRNYELYEYEELGRGDPEIIETGRKITVGEYSGIKGFRNVYDKLELVFKDNKEAADILELARYANVHNQRPLVDDELKFIAKYPDIARRIFTMQA; translated from the coding sequence GCGTGCAGACTTCCCGGATCTGCCTTTCCAAACTGCAGAAGACCATGCTCAATTTATATCTTGATGAAATGGGTTTCTTCCAGTCGGAGTTCGGGTTCCCCCTTACCCGCCACGAGACGAATTATCTTAACGCCAACCTGGAGCTGGCCCGGCGTAAGGTTTTTTCCAATATCCGCCTGAGCGGATGGCTGAGGGCTACTTCGGAAGATGTCAAGCAGGCGTTCAAACTGGTCCCCGGGCTCAGGCATTTGAACCTTTCGATATCGACTTCCGACCAGATGATCGTGCACAAGTTCAAAGGCAAATTAGACCACTCGTCGGTGATCAAGGAGATGGAAGACGCGGTGGCCACGGCAAGGAAGCTTGGGGCTGAATCCATCGGGGTCAATGCCGAGGACGCCTCGCGCACCCGGATCGAATACCTGGTGGAATTTTCAAAAGCCGCCAAGAAAGCCGGAGCCGACAGGGTAAGATACTGCGATACCCTGGGGTTTGATTCGCCGTTCAGCATCTATGAACGGATCAAGAAGCTGGCTGAAGAGGTTTGCCTGCCTATCGAGGTGCATTGTCATAATGACCTGGGTATGGTCGTGGCTAATTCAGTTTGCGGGGCTATGGCGGCTAATGACGCCGGCCAGGACGCGTATATAAATACCTGCGTGAACGGAATGGGCGAGCGCGCCGGCAACGCCGATCTGGTGGCGGTGATACTGGCGATCAAATATGGCAGCCAGATGCGCGACAAGTATATGCTCGATGAGAAGATCAACCTTAAGGTGGCCTGGAAGATCTGTAAATACGCGTCATACGCCTTTGGTATACCCATACCCATAAATCAGCCCGGCGTGGGCTCCAATGCCTTTGCCCATGAATCCGGGATACACGCGGACGGGGCGCTCAAAGACAGGCGTAACTACGAGCTTTATGAATATGAAGAGCTGGGCCGCGGCGATCCGGAGATAATCGAGACCGGGCGCAAGATAACCGTAGGGGAATATTCCGGGATCAAGGGTTTCAGGAACGTTTACGACAAGCTGGAGCTTGTTTTTAAGGATAACAAAGAAGCCGCTGATATACTGGAGCTGGCGCGGTACGCCAATGTCCATAACCAGAGGCCTCTGGTAGACGATGAATTGAAGTTCATAGCCAAATATCCGGATATCGCCCGTAGGATATTCACGATGCAGGCATAA